A segment of the Candidatus Binatia bacterium genome:
CGTACAGACCCTGCTTGCGCAGCTTTCGCGGTTCCGTCATGTCTACATGCCTTTGAGATCAACCACGTGCTTCTCGCCGATTCGACGCGGGCGTTTTGACGCCGGGGCGGCGTCGAACTGGAGGGCGACCTGGGTGCGTTCCGTATGCGTCGACAGCACCACCATCGTCTCCGTCCGCTCGATCCCTTCGATAGAACGGATCCTTCTGATCAGCTCCTCGAGCGTGGACGTATTGGCCGTCTTCACCTTCAACAAGAAGGTATGTTGGCCGGTCACATGGTGGCATTCGAGCACGTCGTCGAGCTGGGCAATGTCGCGCTCGAACTCGCCGATGAGTTTCGGGTGACTGATCGACACGCCGATGAAGGCCGTAATGTCCTTCCCGAGACGGGACGCGTTGAGAATGGCGCGATAGCCGGCAATGACACCGTTGTCCTCCAGCTTCTTGATGCGCTCGATGACGGACGGCGCCGACAAACCGACCTTTTCACCGATCTTCGCCAGCGGAAGCTTGCAGTTCTCCTGCAATAGCGAGAGGATCCCCAGGTCGACGTGGTCGAGTTCGGCCTCTTCCTGTCCTAATTTCATAAGGTTCCCAGTGGTAACGACCTAATAAATAGATAATCACAGCCACCAAAGTCAAGCCTTTGTTCGGAAAATGTGCCGTTTATTTTCCACAAGGGGGGAAGCCAGGCACTGGCGGCGGTATCCTTCACGCAGCCACGGCGTGAGGGCACGCCGGCTCCAGAAAATCCATCTCTGCTGGAGCCGGGCTGCCCTCAGCCCGCTTTCTGTCGGGCCAAAGCCGCGCTACCGCATCCTGGATCGCGCCGCGCTCGCCGAGGTCCTAGGCACATCGAGCGCCTGACGCGATTGTCCTATAGCCCGGTCCCTTACACGCCGCGGTGGGCGTCCTTGTACGCCCGAAGAATTGAATTGATCCGCGTCTGGTAACCCTTCCCCCGCTCGCGAAACCACTGGATCACATCAGCGTCAATTCGCAGGGTGACCTGGGCCTTGCGCTCGATGGGTTTCAACCCCTTTCGGACGAGCCCCTTGGCAAACACCGCGGGGGGCACTTCTGGAATGTCTGAGAGGTCGATCGCCTCAGCACTCCGGAATCTTTGCGAAGTAGCTCTTTTCCTCATTCTTTGTGGCCTTCCGTATCGAAATGAACCGGATCGAGTCGCCGCGCTCCGTATGAGCGACGGCTACGGCT
Coding sequences within it:
- a CDS encoding Lrp/AsnC family transcriptional regulator, which codes for MKLGQEEAELDHVDLGILSLLQENCKLPLAKIGEKVGLSAPSVIERIKKLEDNGVIAGYRAILNASRLGKDITAFIGVSISHPKLIGEFERDIAQLDDVLECHHVTGQHTFLLKVKTANTSTLEELIRRIRSIEGIERTETMVVLSTHTERTQVALQFDAAPASKRPRRIGEKHVVDLKGM
- a CDS encoding BrnA antitoxin family protein, translating into MRKRATSQRFRSAEAIDLSDIPEVPPAVFAKGLVRKGLKPIERKAQVTLRIDADVIQWFRERGKGYQTRINSILRAYKDAHRGV